Proteins encoded together in one Gadus chalcogrammus isolate NIFS_2021 chromosome 18, NIFS_Gcha_1.0, whole genome shotgun sequence window:
- the LOC130371711 gene encoding uncharacterized protein LOC130371711 — protein sequence MLEVLLKEGFSPEPQAGWENWEYEHDYDADSPLGLVLYYMVAEPGLNHSRCMSLLMQAGAPLTEECWRLSLSDRACWTCCWPRGVRTRGRAPGGGRHGGGSWLPALLESGLDPNALLVPAFLEEAPSEALTYLLEMVDRSTLGRLLRDVLEQRQKMKTWTPPAHLEWVPPLFHLCRLRLRAPPGSRRADEEPGGDPAARSSSSPRPPAVCRHQSTRGPPLRITVRLKTGSVRFGYPIEVFLSYNIV from the exons ATGCTGGAGGTCCTGCTGAAGGAGGGCTTCAGCCCCGAGCCCCAGGCCGGCTGGGAAAACTGGGAATACGAGCATGATTACGACGCAGATTCCCCGCTGGGCCTGGTCCTGTACTACATGGTGGCCGAGCCAGGGTTGAATCATAG tcgGTGCATGAGCCTCCTGATGCAGGCGGGGGCGCCCCTGACAGAGGAGTGCTGGCGGTTGAGTCTATCGGACCGTGCGTGCTGGACCTGCTGCTGGCCCAGAGGTGTGAGGACCAGGGgaagggccccggg AGGAGGACGCCACGGAGGCGGCTCCTGGCTCCCGGCCTTGCTGGAGAGTGGGCTGGACCCCAACGCTCTGCTGGTGCCCGCCTT TCTGGAGGAAGCCCCCAGCGAGGCGCTCACCTACCTCCTAGAGATGGTGGACCGGTCCACTCTGGGCCGGCTGCTGAGAGACGTCCTGGAGCAGCGGCAGAAGATGAAGACCTGGACGCCTCCCGCTCACCTCG aGTGGGTGCCCCCGCTCTTCCACCTGTGTCGGCTGCGGCTGCGGGCCCCACCTGGGTCCAGACGTGCTGATGAGGAGCCTGGCGGTGACCCAGCTGCccgttcctcttcttctccacgACCACCTGCTGTTTGCAGACATCAAAGCACCAGGGGACCCCCACTCAGGATCACCGTCCGACTAAAAACTGGTTCGGTCCGGTTTGGTTATCCGATCGAAGTGTTCTTATCTTATAATATAGTGTAA